The Silene latifolia isolate original U9 population chromosome X, ASM4854445v1, whole genome shotgun sequence genome contains the following window.
TGCTTTACCTATGTTCTTCCTTTATTATATCCTTATAAGTTGAACATGTGGTTATATGTTTTTGTGTATGTTTTCAGGATGGCAACGAGGTCTTCTTCCGTATTAAGAGGTCTACCCAACTCAAGAAGCTGATGAGTGCGTACTGTGACCGACAGTCTGTGGATTTCAGCTCAATTGCATTCCTGTTTGATGGGCGTCGTCTTCGTGCAGATCAGACTCCTGATGAGGTCTTTCTCTTCCCTTCCCCCGCATTTTTAGTTGAACGTGTTACTCGCTAAAGAATACGCCCTGTTTTAATTTTGATGTCACACTCACTTGCGAGAGATAACTTTATTCTCTCTCAGACGCCTAATTATCATGAAATGTACTCTCTTATGa
Protein-coding sequences here:
- the LOC141617499 gene encoding small ubiquitin-related modifier 1, whose amino-acid sequence is MSGTQEEDKKPGDQSAHINLKVKGQDGNEVFFRIKRSTQLKKLMSAYCDRQSVDFSSIAFLFDGRRLRADQTPDELEMEDGDEIDAMLHQTGGATL